Proteins from a single region of Rhodovibrio salinarum DSM 9154:
- a CDS encoding glycosyltransferase: protein MTSARPADDGRIRQRPPHVGILIGSLEAGGAQRMALALAHDLLADGWEVRLLLLNPDREMTLPGDGPTQAALEARLSVLGGSSVRAGTLSKSLRFPRLHRRLEAAIAEHDLDVVVSFMERANLLNLLGTRRVPRIISVRKQISVALADKSALKRTLVERAYPLLLRRARAIVLNAHGSAADFARRFHIPNARLNVIPNAVDPAIVQQAEAEPVGPGADLLGPSTVVTVGRLVPAKGQAPLLRAFAQVVRQVPEARLVLVGDGPLRDRLAALATDLGIAPQVAFAGFQTNPYPWMARAGALALPSRAEGFPNALLEAMALGQACVAADCPTGPRELLAPDTPVNRITEAVEVTNAGILVPPMPGEDLEAAAPLTPSETALADALVRLLHAPDLRTRLQAGAAARAADFTPARARAAWQSVIARSLAPSSG from the coding sequence ATGACGTCCGCCCGCCCCGCAGATGACGGGAGGATCCGCCAACGACCGCCACACGTCGGCATCCTGATCGGCTCGCTGGAAGCCGGTGGGGCGCAGCGGATGGCCCTCGCCCTGGCGCACGATCTGCTGGCCGACGGCTGGGAGGTGCGCCTGCTGCTGCTCAATCCGGATCGTGAGATGACCCTGCCAGGTGACGGGCCCACCCAGGCGGCGCTGGAAGCCCGCCTGAGCGTGCTGGGCGGGTCCAGCGTGCGGGCAGGCACGCTGTCGAAAAGCCTGCGCTTTCCCCGTCTGCACCGTCGTCTCGAAGCCGCGATCGCCGAGCACGATCTGGACGTGGTCGTCTCCTTCATGGAGCGCGCCAATCTCCTCAACCTGCTGGGTACCCGCCGGGTTCCCCGGATCATCTCGGTCCGCAAGCAGATTTCGGTCGCGCTTGCGGACAAGTCGGCCCTCAAGCGCACCCTGGTTGAACGCGCCTATCCCCTGCTGCTGCGCCGGGCACGCGCAATCGTGCTCAACGCGCACGGCTCGGCCGCCGACTTCGCCCGCCGCTTCCACATTCCAAACGCGCGCCTGAACGTGATTCCGAACGCGGTCGATCCCGCGATCGTCCAACAGGCCGAGGCGGAACCGGTCGGACCGGGCGCCGACCTGCTGGGACCCTCGACGGTGGTGACCGTCGGTCGGCTGGTACCGGCAAAGGGCCAGGCGCCGTTGCTGCGCGCCTTCGCCCAGGTGGTTCGACAGGTGCCGGAAGCCCGATTGGTGCTGGTCGGCGATGGGCCGCTTCGCGACCGCCTTGCGGCCCTGGCCACCGATCTCGGGATCGCGCCTCAGGTCGCGTTCGCCGGGTTCCAGACGAACCCCTATCCGTGGATGGCGCGCGCCGGCGCGCTTGCCCTGCCCTCGCGCGCCGAAGGCTTCCCCAACGCCCTTCTAGAGGCGATGGCCCTGGGCCAAGCGTGCGTCGCCGCGGACTGCCCGACAGGCCCGCGCGAACTGCTCGCCCCGGACACGCCCGTGAACCGGATTACAGAAGCGGTCGAGGTCACGAACGCCGGGATCCTCGTGCCGCCCATGCCGGGCGAGGACCTGGAGGCTGCGGCCCCGTTGACGCCGTCGGAGACGGCTCTGGCGGACGCATTGGTCCGCCTCCTGCACGCGCCCGACCTGCGAACGCGGCTGCAAGCCGGCGCTGCCGCCCGGGCCGCCGACTTCACGCCGGCCCGGGCCCGCGCCGCCTGGCAGTCCGTGATCGCCCGCAGCCTGGCACCCTCGTCTGGATAG
- a CDS encoding GumC family protein — protein sequence MKTQDYIREFFMIFFIRKQIILAIMAAVVFAGVAITLLASPVYQAESAVVLKGGQVLDDPTGVGEGADPKIDAVTEKDLFSEIEILSSFSVFRRATEQLAEQGRYGLSPDQSAEIRRFAGNIASGFEASIVPRSNVINARLEWGDPQAAEDVLAAVLDAYLAQRQQVYNPAEAQQFFKTQMESYQDNLAAMENRLLNVADGQRLSDLEQQVNANVQMIADMQTRLADLRTDRLKQQKLLAFLEQTVNGGDKKTFFYSSIDNMALGDLAREVQGLYVDEAEVLQTYKAGTDRANAVQRQVNRMQGMLQNEAQNIVAKERATLDSLNGQIELIDGKISELRAENRELNRSALKARQIQRQIDITEGTMRTFDKRFQEARIKSETSSDLFSVSVVENPQAGPEPTFPNPKTILPASILLGILLGLTVGFLLEFFDHRFKRPEDLTNYAGIPCTFSVPEYS from the coding sequence ATGAAGACGCAGGATTACATCCGCGAATTCTTCATGATCTTCTTCATCCGCAAGCAGATCATCCTCGCGATCATGGCCGCGGTGGTGTTCGCCGGCGTCGCAATCACCTTGCTCGCCTCACCGGTCTACCAGGCCGAAAGCGCCGTCGTGTTGAAAGGCGGTCAGGTGCTGGATGACCCCACGGGCGTCGGCGAGGGAGCCGATCCAAAAATCGATGCTGTCACGGAGAAGGACCTCTTCTCCGAAATCGAGATCCTATCCTCTTTCAGCGTCTTCCGCCGCGCGACGGAACAGCTGGCCGAACAGGGTCGCTACGGCCTGTCGCCGGACCAAAGCGCCGAGATTCGTCGCTTCGCGGGGAACATCGCCAGCGGGTTCGAGGCCAGCATCGTCCCGCGGTCCAACGTCATCAACGCGCGCCTTGAGTGGGGCGATCCGCAAGCCGCCGAGGATGTCTTGGCTGCCGTGCTCGACGCTTACCTCGCACAGCGCCAGCAGGTCTATAACCCGGCCGAGGCGCAGCAGTTCTTCAAGACGCAGATGGAAAGCTACCAGGACAACCTGGCTGCCATGGAGAACCGCCTGCTCAACGTCGCCGACGGCCAACGGCTGAGCGACCTCGAACAGCAGGTCAACGCCAACGTCCAGATGATCGCCGACATGCAAACACGTCTGGCCGATCTGCGCACGGATCGGCTGAAGCAGCAGAAGCTGCTCGCGTTCCTGGAGCAGACGGTGAATGGCGGCGACAAGAAGACGTTCTTCTACTCGTCCATCGACAACATGGCGCTGGGCGATCTCGCGCGCGAAGTGCAGGGCCTCTACGTCGACGAAGCCGAAGTGCTGCAGACCTACAAGGCCGGAACGGATCGGGCGAACGCAGTGCAGCGGCAAGTCAATCGCATGCAAGGGATGCTGCAAAACGAAGCGCAAAACATCGTCGCCAAGGAACGCGCCACGCTCGACTCCCTGAACGGACAGATCGAGCTGATCGACGGCAAGATCAGTGAGCTGCGCGCCGAGAATCGTGAGCTCAACCGCAGCGCGCTCAAGGCTCGGCAGATCCAACGTCAGATCGACATTACCGAAGGCACGATGCGGACCTTCGACAAACGCTTCCAGGAAGCCCGAATCAAAAGCGAAACCAGCTCCGACCTGTTCTCGGTCAGTGTGGTCGAGAATCCGCAGGCAGGACCCGAACCAACCTTCCCAAATCCGAAGACGATTCTGCCGGCATCCATACTGCTCGGCATCCTTCTCGGACTGACTGTCGGATTCCTGCTCGAGTTCTTCGACCACCGTTTCAAGCGACCGGAAGACCTGACCAACTACGCAGGCATACCGTGCACCTTCTCGGTGCCCGAATACAGCTGA
- a CDS encoding ABC transporter permease subunit — protein MTRRLSPFVISAMVFGFAFLYGPIVSLIVYSFNESKLVTVWGGFSTKWYGELLQNEQILSAAFLSLKIALMTGIIAVVFGTLAGMALARYGNFRGRTFFTSLVTGPLVMPDVIIGISLLLMFVSTQQWFGWPEGRGVDTITIAHATFCMAYVTVIVQSRMSSLDGSVEEAALDLGARPAKVFFTVTLPLIAPACIAGFLLSFTLSLDDLVIASFVSGPGSSTLPMVVFSKVRLGVSPQINALATIIVGIVTLAVICAGILMYRQEKRRQADIQRALQQAGY, from the coding sequence ATGACCCGGCGGCTCTCGCCCTTCGTCATCAGCGCGATGGTGTTCGGCTTCGCGTTCCTGTACGGGCCGATCGTCTCGCTGATCGTCTACTCGTTCAACGAGTCCAAGCTGGTCACCGTCTGGGGCGGCTTCTCGACCAAGTGGTATGGCGAACTGCTGCAGAACGAGCAGATCCTCTCGGCCGCTTTCCTGTCGCTGAAGATCGCGCTGATGACCGGCATCATCGCGGTGGTGTTCGGCACGCTGGCCGGCATGGCGCTGGCGCGGTACGGCAACTTCCGGGGACGCACCTTCTTCACCAGCCTGGTGACCGGGCCGCTGGTGATGCCGGACGTGATCATCGGCATCTCGCTCTTGCTGATGTTTGTCTCCACCCAGCAGTGGTTCGGCTGGCCCGAGGGGCGCGGGGTCGACACGATTACGATCGCGCACGCCACCTTCTGCATGGCCTACGTGACGGTGATCGTGCAGTCGCGGATGTCCTCGCTCGACGGTTCGGTGGAAGAGGCGGCGCTCGATTTGGGCGCGCGGCCGGCCAAGGTGTTCTTCACCGTCACCCTGCCGCTCATCGCGCCGGCCTGTATCGCCGGGTTCCTGCTGTCGTTCACGCTGTCGCTGGACGATCTGGTAATCGCCTCGTTCGTCTCGGGTCCCGGCAGCTCGACCTTGCCGATGGTGGTTTTCTCCAAGGTGCGCCTGGGGGTCTCGCCGCAGATCAACGCGTTGGCGACAATCATCGTCGGGATCGTCACGCTGGCGGTGATCTGTGCGGGCATCTTGATGTACCGCCAGGAAAAGCGTCGGCAGGCCGACATTCAGCGGGCGTTGCAGCAAGCGGGCTATTGA
- a CDS encoding O-antigen ligase family protein, producing the protein MVYARPEPSLAPTGGSQVATRHGVTDHPVAQILFYGILFTIPFFRFRDLPGPFFMKVDYLLTAGLLLIVVPAILVQKLPPKRLHGNIWMPVGLFMLTNLASAILSPYPDTAFQGLVILIAFVIFMTINLVMINDRGVETWLPAVLIASTGLNAALASLGYYLGVDYFVEGGRGYGGTISANNMALMCVYVLPLAVYWGVMGSTPIRRVIGLAGAVLLLLGLISTESRGGFVNLVAVALLLAVQFRHHFHPRYLGLVVGGASALLAVVVLFVPQEYIQRQATLQLMVEWVTGEGQELAEDAALDRRASYVEVALEAFPEHPVLGTGPDTFKKIWVDSDQARWFAMTERPAHNTYLEVLIGTGIVGLATFLALLWVTYRNYLGAERLLRQHGDEIGAHLVGAYKIAFLSVLIYFLVKSGIDHKYFILALPLSVAVQRYAQHRLGLHQDASAPAHGVS; encoded by the coding sequence ATGGTCTACGCCCGTCCTGAACCCAGCCTAGCCCCGACAGGCGGTTCCCAGGTCGCGACCCGACACGGCGTGACCGACCATCCGGTAGCGCAGATACTGTTCTACGGCATCCTGTTCACGATCCCCTTCTTCCGGTTCCGGGACCTGCCGGGCCCCTTCTTCATGAAGGTGGACTACCTGCTCACCGCCGGACTGCTGCTGATTGTGGTCCCGGCTATTCTGGTCCAGAAGCTTCCGCCCAAGCGGCTGCACGGCAACATCTGGATGCCGGTGGGTCTGTTCATGCTGACCAACCTGGCGTCCGCGATCCTCTCTCCCTACCCGGACACGGCCTTCCAGGGCCTGGTGATCCTGATCGCCTTCGTGATCTTCATGACCATCAATCTGGTCATGATCAACGACCGGGGCGTCGAAACCTGGCTGCCGGCCGTCCTGATCGCCAGCACCGGCCTGAACGCCGCCCTGGCCAGTCTGGGCTACTATCTGGGTGTCGACTATTTCGTCGAAGGCGGCCGCGGCTACGGCGGCACGATCAGCGCGAACAACATGGCGCTGATGTGTGTCTACGTGCTGCCGCTCGCCGTCTACTGGGGCGTGATGGGCAGTACGCCGATACGCCGGGTTATCGGGCTCGCGGGCGCCGTCCTGCTGCTGCTCGGCCTGATCAGCACCGAATCCCGGGGCGGCTTCGTGAACCTGGTCGCGGTCGCCCTGCTGCTGGCGGTCCAGTTCCGGCACCACTTTCATCCCCGCTATCTCGGCCTTGTCGTCGGCGGGGCCAGCGCATTGCTCGCGGTCGTCGTCTTGTTCGTGCCCCAGGAATACATCCAGCGCCAAGCGACCTTGCAGTTGATGGTCGAATGGGTCACGGGCGAAGGCCAGGAACTGGCCGAGGACGCGGCGCTGGATCGCCGCGCCAGCTATGTCGAGGTCGCCCTGGAGGCCTTCCCCGAACACCCGGTCCTCGGCACCGGCCCGGACACCTTCAAGAAGATCTGGGTGGACTCGGATCAGGCACGCTGGTTCGCAATGACGGAACGGCCTGCCCACAACACCTACCTCGAAGTGCTGATCGGAACCGGCATCGTCGGCTTGGCCACATTCCTCGCTCTGCTGTGGGTCACCTACCGCAACTACCTCGGCGCGGAACGCTTGCTGCGCCAGCATGGGGACGAGATCGGCGCGCACCTTGTCGGCGCCTACAAGATCGCCTTCCTTTCGGTCCTGATCTACTTCCTGGTGAAAAGCGGCATCGACCACAAATACTTCATCCTCGCCCTGCCGCTTTCGGTGGCCGTGCAACGTTACGCCCAGCACCGGCTAGGTCTGCACCAGGACGCCTCCGCACCGGCGCACGGCGTCTCGTGA
- a CDS encoding sugar transferase yields the protein MSSDKQSAAGGRTLTNQACPPEVTVGAPTGDRLIAAGLIFLLSPVFLVLAAGVALFVGRPIFYRGERLGKRRAVYMVYKFRTLPNGIQKRLGTSLFSEREEILPALARFLRETRLDELPQLVNVVRGEMRLFGPRPERREVYERYGRGDPDYELRFETAPGLFGISQLLTPHSAPKRLRARLDRRYLKAGGHMTLPFFVYAALAMIGKSIAAAGRYSWQNAVGLRMVRGEREKRSQVRITPSQATIQLFDPGMTPPLVSGRILDMNRDYIRARFEAPLPWSFITTHGGRVSIVRRRKGSPRIKNARCHAHVERLLNDEHSGQPEYLLAYSADSTLNRYMVDQYFLKQAIVTRR from the coding sequence GTGTCTTCTGACAAACAGAGCGCGGCTGGCGGGCGCACTCTGACGAATCAGGCTTGCCCACCGGAGGTGACGGTTGGAGCGCCAACCGGCGACCGACTCATCGCGGCCGGACTCATCTTCCTGCTGTCGCCGGTCTTTCTGGTGCTTGCGGCAGGCGTGGCGCTCTTCGTCGGGCGACCGATCTTCTATCGCGGTGAGCGGCTGGGTAAGCGCCGTGCCGTCTACATGGTCTACAAGTTCCGCACGCTGCCTAACGGCATCCAGAAGCGCCTGGGCACGAGCCTGTTTTCGGAGCGCGAGGAAATCTTGCCCGCGCTCGCACGCTTCCTGCGGGAGACCCGGCTCGACGAGTTACCGCAACTGGTCAACGTCGTGCGCGGAGAGATGCGTCTCTTCGGACCACGTCCGGAGCGCCGCGAGGTCTATGAGCGCTATGGGCGCGGCGATCCCGACTACGAGCTTCGCTTCGAGACGGCGCCCGGCCTGTTCGGGATATCTCAACTCCTGACCCCACACAGTGCGCCGAAGCGCTTGCGGGCCCGACTGGATCGCCGCTACCTGAAGGCAGGCGGACACATGACACTGCCGTTCTTCGTTTACGCCGCCCTCGCCATGATCGGAAAATCGATTGCCGCGGCCGGACGCTATTCCTGGCAGAACGCGGTGGGTCTGCGGATGGTCCGCGGCGAGCGCGAGAAACGCAGCCAAGTCCGCATCACCCCGTCCCAGGCCACGATCCAGCTGTTCGACCCCGGCATGACGCCGCCGTTGGTGTCCGGACGCATCCTGGACATGAACCGCGACTACATCCGGGCGCGGTTCGAGGCGCCCCTGCCCTGGTCGTTCATCACCACCCATGGCGGTCGGGTGTCGATCGTGCGCCGGCGCAAAGGCAGCCCTCGGATCAAGAACGCGCGTTGCCACGCGCACGTCGAGCGGCTGCTGAACGACGAGCACAGCGGCCAGCCCGAGTACCTGCTCGCCTACAGCGCCGACAGCACACTCAACCGCTACATGGTCGATCAGTATTTCCTCAAGCAAGCGATCGTAACGCGGCGCTGA
- a CDS encoding glycosyltransferase: MSLPMGLICLALGGGMATLPLVIYPAMLYALTLFSRAPIPPRSAAPHATVIVAFTGGGALLRAKVTNLARIARTYPGELDLVLAGDGPITAADREAALAAAQGLPVTLCALDAPAGKAHALNLGADRANGDILVFSDLDAELSNSALDVLLRWFADPSVGAVCGRRLIVHQDRAAVAESGQRAYTDFDSRIKLLENRLGAITSNDGKLYAVRRSLFQPIHPAATDDLYNALSVVAQGQRVLFEPQAMAYIPAPARTAGHDLTRRRRVTLRSLTGLFARPHLLLTLRFGLFGPRLIVNKLLRRLLPVAGLLTGLGLLLLAPTHTWPNGVLAMALAGSLIAAAYPPAMRTGLTARLPQRLKKLWATGFYAGLGMLGMLLGVLDFLRGKRIARWAPRKTA, encoded by the coding sequence GTGAGCCTGCCAATGGGCTTGATCTGTCTGGCGCTCGGCGGCGGCATGGCGACACTGCCGCTCGTCATCTACCCGGCCATGCTGTACGCGCTCACGCTGTTCTCTCGTGCCCCGATCCCGCCACGCTCTGCCGCACCGCATGCGACCGTGATCGTTGCTTTTACCGGCGGCGGCGCACTCCTGCGCGCCAAGGTCACCAATCTGGCGCGGATCGCACGAACCTACCCGGGCGAACTCGACCTGGTCCTGGCTGGCGATGGTCCGATCACGGCGGCCGACCGTGAAGCCGCGCTGGCGGCCGCGCAAGGCCTGCCGGTGACGCTGTGCGCGCTGGACGCACCGGCCGGCAAGGCGCACGCGCTGAACCTCGGCGCCGACCGCGCGAACGGCGACATTCTGGTGTTTTCCGACCTCGACGCCGAGTTAAGCAACAGCGCCTTGGACGTCTTGCTGCGTTGGTTCGCCGACCCATCCGTCGGCGCGGTCTGCGGCCGGCGGCTGATCGTCCATCAGGACCGCGCTGCGGTCGCGGAGTCCGGCCAGCGCGCCTATACCGATTTCGACAGTCGGATCAAGCTGCTGGAGAACCGGCTCGGCGCGATCACGTCCAACGACGGCAAGCTGTACGCCGTGCGGCGATCACTGTTCCAACCGATCCACCCCGCGGCAACCGACGATCTGTACAACGCGCTCAGCGTGGTCGCGCAGGGTCAGCGCGTGCTGTTCGAGCCACAAGCGATGGCATATATCCCCGCGCCCGCCCGGACCGCCGGCCACGACCTGACACGCCGGCGCCGGGTGACGCTGCGCAGCCTGACCGGCCTGTTCGCCCGGCCTCATCTGCTCCTGACCCTACGCTTCGGGCTGTTCGGCCCACGGCTGATCGTCAACAAGCTGTTGCGCCGCCTCCTGCCGGTCGCCGGGCTGCTCACCGGGCTCGGTCTGCTCCTGCTTGCCCCGACGCACACCTGGCCGAACGGCGTTCTGGCCATGGCGCTGGCCGGCAGCCTGATCGCGGCAGCCTATCCGCCAGCGATGCGCACGGGCCTGACCGCCCGGCTGCCCCAACGGCTCAAGAAGCTTTGGGCAACCGGCTTTTACGCCGGACTCGGCATGCTAGGGATGCTGCTGGGCGTGCTCGACTTTCTACGCGGCAAGCGGATCGCCCGCTGGGCGCCGCGCAAGACGGCATGA